The nucleotide sequence GGGCCATCGCGGGCAAGCTCGGCGGCCGCCAGCGCGGCCTGTCGGGGCTGTCGCTGGGGATCACCCCCCGCAACAAGTTCTAGCCGCTCCGCGGGGCGCGGGGACCGCGCGGCCGGCCACGGACGGCCCGCGCTTCCCCGCCCGCCGCGGTCGGCCGCTAGGCGTACGTCTCGATGTCCTTGATCATGGCGAATCCGAGGCCGTACGCGCTCATGCCCCTCCCGTACGCCCCCACGTGCACTCCCTGCGACGTCGAACCGGCCAGTACCCAGCCGAACTCGGACTCGCGGTAGTGGAACGGGGTCGGTACGCCGTCGACCGGCAGGGACAGCGTCGACCAGTCCGTTCCCGCGAGGTCGTCGGCGAGGACCCACGCCGTCTCGGTCTGCTGGTCCAGCCAGTCGTCGCGCAGGCTGTGGTCCATCTGGCCCGGCCAGGTGAAGGACAGCAGGCCCACTCCGGCGAGCCAGGCCGCCGAGGACACCGAGGTGGCCTCCAGCACGCCCGTGCCGTCCGGGCTGCGCCGCACGGGGTTCGCGGCGACGGTCACGACGACCGCGAACTTGCCCCGGTCCTCACCGGCCGTCTCGTGCCGTACGGAGGGCTCGTCGCCGTGTCCGATGGAACCGTGCTCGACCGCTCCGTCGGCCGCCGAACCCACCTGCATCAGCCAGCGGGGCCCCGTGAAGGCCTCGTCGAGGCCGTACCAGGGGAAGGGTGCCTCCAGGTAGCCGTCGACCGTGCGCCGGGCGGAGGGGACCTGTTGTCCGCTCTCCGCGGCCGGCGTCTGCGCGACTGCCCGACTCGTCGTCTCCATGTGCCCGGACGCCTCCTCGTTCTCGACGGAACGACCGGCCCGCCCCCCTTCGGGCGTACTCGTCCGCTCCGCACAACAACCAGGCAGCATAGCCACCCCGCCCCGGGCTGCCGGGCAGCCGCCCGGCGCGTGCGGCGTGCGCCCCCTCACACCGGGGGGCGCGAGTGGCTCAGGTGGCGTCCGCGTCGAAGGGCGGACGGTCGTCCTTGGCGGGCTCCTCGGGCTTCTTGGTCATGTCGATGCGCCCGCCCCCCGAGGAGGCCGACGATCCCGAAGAACCCGATGCCGAGGTGTCCGTGTCGCGGCTGTGGACCGCGTCCGTGACCTCGGCCATCTCCTTCTTCAGGTCGAAGCCGTTGCGGATCTCCTTGAGCCCCAGCTCGTCGTTGTCCAGCTGCTTGCGGATGAACGTCTTGGGGTTGAGGTCCTCGAACTCGAAGTCCTTGAACTCCGGGCCCAGTTCGCTGCGGATGTCCGCCTTGGCGCTCTCCGAGAACTCACGGATCTTCCGGACGGTGCGCATCACGTCCTGGATGACCTTCGGGAGCTTGTCCGGACCGAAGACGAGCACGGCCAGGACGACGATCGTCACCAGCTCGAGCGGTCCTATGTCATTGAACACCTGAAGCTCCTTGCGATGTCCGCGGTCCTCGGCCCTCGGCCCTCAGTGGTCAAGTTCGGGTCTTCCGTGGTCCGGGCCGGGTCCACGGTACCTGTCGCACCTGTCCGACCGGTACCGTCCCGGGGCGTCCGCGTGCGTGTACGCGGCCGGTTTTCCGCGTTGTTTGCCTTGTGGGGCCGGGTTTCGGGGCCCGGCCTGTGACGTTTCTGTCAATCGCCGCCGGACGAGCCGAGGACCAGGGTGAGCGTACGTGCCCGGCCGCCGCGTTCGACGGTCAGCGAGAGCCGGTCGCCGGGGCGGTGGGCGCGGGTCCTGACGATCAGTTCCTCACCGGAGTGGACGGGCCTGCCGTCCACCTGGGTGATGACGTCACCCGCCCGGATGCCGGCCCGGTCGGCGGGTCCGCCCGCGGTGACCGGGGAGCCGGCTGTGCCGTCCTGCGTGCCGACGCGCGCGCCGTCCCCCGCGTAGTCCAGGTCGAGCGTGACGCCGATGACCGGGTGCGTCGCCTTTCCGGTGTTGATCAGCTCCTCGGCGACGCGCCGGCCCTGGTTGATGGGGATGGCGAAGCCCAGTCCGATGGAGCCCGCCCCGGCGGTGCCGGAGTCCGTGCCGTCGTCGGCGGAACGGATGGCGGAGTTGATCCCGATGACACGGCCCTGCGTGTCGAGGAGGGGCCCGCCGGAGTTCCCGGGGTTGATCGGGGCGTCCGTCTGCAACGCGTCGACGTACGAGACGTCGCTCCCGTCCCCGCTGCGGCCGCCCGCGGTGATGGGCCGCTCCCGGGCACTGATGATGCCGGAGGTGACGGTGCCCTCCAGGTCGAAGGGGGCGCCGATGGCGACGACCGGGTCGCCGACCCGGACGTTGTCGGAGTTGCCGAGGGCGAGGGGCTTCAGCCCCTTCACCCCGCTGACCCGCACCACGGCGAGGTCGTACCCGCTGTCCCGGCCCACGACCTCGGCGGGGACGGTCTGCCCGCCGCTGAAGACGACGGATATCCGGCCGTCTCCCCCGGCGGGTTCCACGACGTGGTTGTTGGTGAGGATGTAGCCGAGCCCGTCCAGCACGAATCCGGTGCCGGTGCCGGAGTCGTCGCTGCCGCTGACGTGCAGGGTGACCACGCCGGGCAGGGCCCGCGCGGCGATCCCGGCCACGCTGTCCGCGGGGCGGCCGGTGGGCTCCGCGGAGGCCTGCGGCAGCCGTACGGGGTTGAGTCCGCCGTTGCGCTCCAGGTGGGCGCCCACGACTCCGCCGAGGACGCCGGAGACCAGCGCGAGGGCCAGGGCGGCGCCCACCAGGCGCGTCCGCGCCTGCCGACGCCGCTCGGCCTCGGCGTCGCCGTGCGCGCCCCCACCGACCTGAAGGACCCCGGCCCCCGGCCCCCCGGCCGCAACGGCCCAGGGGTCGTACCGCTGCCAGGGATCCACGCCCTGTTCCTGCCCGGGTCCCGGGCCGGGCAGAGGTGCCGGGCCGGGCACAAGTGCCGGGTCGGATGTCGTCCCGGGCAGAGGTGCCGAACCCGGCAGAAGTGCGGGACCGGGCGCCGGTGCCGGGCCGGGTGCCGGTGCTGGGCCGGACGCAGGTGCCGGGCCGGGTGCCGGTGCGGGGCCGGGTACCAGGCCGGGTGCCGGTGCCGGGCCGGCGGACGGCGCCTCGGGCGAGGCCTCCGGCGGGGCGGCAGCGGGCGGAACGGCCATCCCGGGCGGGGAACCTGCCTCGGTCTGGAGGGCCGCCCCGAGCGGGGCACCTGACTCGACGGCGGTCGCGGGGCTCGCCGCAGGCGACGGGCCAGGCCCGGCCGCCGGAACGGAGCCCGACGCGGGCGGTACGGCGCCGGTGGCGGGCGGGAAGGCCGGCGCGGGCGACGGCGCCGGCCCCACGGCCGGGGCAGGGCCCGGCGCCGGGTACGGGCCCGGGCCCGGGCCGCCGCCCATGAGAGCCCCCGCCGGGGGTACCGCGTCGGTGGCGCCGGGCACGGACAGCACCGACGGGTGCTGAACGGGCGGCGCGGGCGCCCAGGGGCCGGGTTCGCCGTAGGGCGGGGTGCCGTAGGGGTCGGGGTCGTGCAGCGGCTTGGGCCGCTGGTCGGTCACCGCGCCCTGGGCGGGAGCGACCTCCGCCGTGAAGGCGACATCGCCTCCGGCGCCGGGCAGCCCACCGGCACCGGCCTCCACCCGGTCCGCCTCGGCGGCGGCGAGGTGCGTCGGGTCGGCCTGGTGCGCCCGGTCCACCTCGGCGGCAGCGTAAGCCTGGTCGGCCCGGCCGTCCTCGGCGGCGAGGTCGGGCCGGACGGCATCGGATATGGAGGGGGTGGGGAGAGACACGGGCCCGGGCCCTGCCGGACGGCTCAGTTCGTAGTCACCGTCGGCCGGAACAAGGGCGTCCTGCCCCGCGCCGACCGGAGCGACAGCACGCGGGACGACGGCGTCCGGAACGCCGTCAGCCCTGTCGGCCCCGCACGCCTCGGCCGAGCCGACCTCGGCTGTACTCGCGTCGGTCACCCGTCCGCCCACCCGGTCGGCGTCGACCGCCTGTCCGTCCTCACGGTCGGCGTCGACCGCCTGCCCGCCCGCAGGATCGGCGTCGGACACGGGTCCGTCCGCCGGGTCGGTGCCGGCCGCAAGGCCGTCCACCCGCCCGGCATCCGCCACCTGCCCGCCCGCCGCAGGGTCGGCGTCCGCCGCGGGACCGTCCGCCCGGGTGGTGTCGGACGGAGCGGTTTTCGGGGTGGGTTGGGCCAGCTCGAAGTCTTCGGGGGTGGTCGGGGGTGCGGGGACCGTGGCCCCGGGGAGCGGCTCGGCTGCCGGACCCGCGGGGCCGCCCTGCTCCGGCCGTGGCCGAGGACGGCCCCACCGCTTCGCCCGCGGGGACTTCCCCTCGTCCATGTTCTCCCCCACTGAAGCCCCTCACCCCGAAGCCGCGGCGCCGGACCGACGGCACGAACCCCTTCGCGCCCTGCCGCCTGGCAGGACGCGGTTCTCACGGGATTCAACCAGGTTCCCGGCGCGGCGGCGCGGGCCCCGCGTCAACGGGTGTGGTGCGAGGAGGGTGAGGCGGAGCCGGCGGGGACGGGTGCGGCGAGCAGGCCGGGAACGCCGGCCCCAGGGCCGGTGGTCGTCAGGGTGATCGGCGAGGTGGTGCCCAGCGGACGTATCAGCGGGGACATCACCGCGGCCCCGACCACCATCGGCGAGGTGAGCCGGTGCAGGGCCTCTTCGACCGGTCCGCCGGCCGGGGACGGCACGCCGGGCAGCAGCGGTGCGGACACCTCGGTCGGGGCGACCGGGGAGTCGCCGAGCTGGCCGCCCTGCGAGAGCAGCGGACCGGCGGTGCGGCGGCGCTGGCTCTCCGGGCTCGTCGCCGAGCCGGAGCCCGGTGTGCGGGCCGGTGTCACATTGCTTCCCGATCCCGTGCGGCCGTCCGCCGTGGTGTCGACCGGTGCGACGGTCGTCATCCCGCCCAGCGCGATCGCGGCCAGCGACACCGCGCCGGCGGCGACGAACGCGAACCGCATCCCGCGCGAGCGCTCGGCGTCATGGCGGTCGCCGCGCCCGACGGGGTGGATGCGAAAGCCCCGCTCCGCGGCGGGGGACAGGACGGAGCCGTGGTCGCGGGCGGGCACGTAGCCGAACTCGAAGGGCTCGTCCCGTCTCGGCCCTCTCACCGTGAAGACTCCGTCGGCGAACCCTCCCCCGCCCAGCGGCGTACCACCGCCGTCCGGGTCACCTCCTCCGGGCAGGCCCTGGAGGCGGGCGAGAAAGCTTTCGGAGGGGGCGGGCGGTGCGACCTCGGCGAAGACGTTCTTCAGCCGGCGCTGCGCGTCGACCTCGGACTTGCACCTGGTACAGGTCGCCACGTGCGCCAGCACCCGCTCACGGGTGTCATGACCGAGCTCGCCGTCCACCAGGGCGGAGAGACGGTCTCCGAGGTGCTGCTCCGCGAGGAGCCTCTCGGCTGCGCTGTGTCGGGATCCACTCACGCGCTCGCGCCCCTTCCTCCTCCCAGGGCGGCAACGCGCGGCACGAAGGAGCGGCGCTCGGCCCGTGCCTCGGGCGAGCGGTGCGCGAGGGCCTTGCGCAGCTGCGAGCGGCCACGGTGGATGCGCGAGCGGACGGTGCCCAGCTTGACGCCCAGGGTCGCGGCGATCTCCTCGTAGGAGAGGCCTTCGATGTCGCACAGGACGACCGCGGCGCGGAACTCCGGCGCGAGGGTGTCGAGCGCCTGCTGCACGTCCGCGTCGAAGTGGGCGTCGTTGAAGATCTGCTGGGGGGTGGGCTCCTTGCTGGGCAGCCGCTCCGCGGCGTCGTCGCCGAGCGCGTCGAAGCGGATGCGCTGCTTGCGACGGACCATGTCCAGGAAGAGGTTGGTGGTGATGCGGTGCAGCCAGCCCTCGAAGGTGCCCGGGGTGTAGGTCGACAGGGAGCGGAAGACGCGGACGAAGACCTCCTGCGTGAGGTCCTCGGCGTCGTGCTGGTTGCCGGTCAGACGGTAGGCGAGCCGGTAGACCCGGCCGCTGTGCATGCTGACGATCTCCTCCCACGTGGGCGGAGTCCACGCCTGCCCGTCCGCGTCGGTGGAGAAGGTCGCGGTCTGGGCGGGGCCGGCGGGGGTGCCGGCGGCCTGGCTGTGGTCAGCAGCGGTGTCGTTCACGGATTTCGGCCTGACTGCCGACCCGAGAAAGCGCCGCAGCACTCCTCCCCGATCCACAGGCGCGGCCGCACCTCCCCTGTCGGCTCTGGTGGTGATGTCCAGCGGAGCCCCTACCATAGCCACCTCGCCCGTTAGCTCCGGATAAGCGGTTTTACGAGAAATTGATGTGCGCTGACACCGCTCATACGGCTGCGTCAGCACTTGGTCTGCGCCGGGTCCCTCATCGTGATCCAACCGTGTCCCCCCGTTGTCGTTCCCACCCCTTCAAACGCCCGGTCCCATCTGCGGGTTCCCGGCGGCAACGGATACAGTCACGCCCAGGCAACCACGGGGACAGGAGAGGGTCATTACCGGCAACCGGCAGGCAAGCTGGGCGTTCGCCGACGCCTATGCCGCCGAGGACGAAGCGCTGCTGTGGGCCCGTGACCGGGCACGCGAGGCAGGGCTGCGCTCGGTGTCGCCCAGCACGGGCGCCGCACTGCGGATGCTCGCCGCCACCGTGGACGCGAAGGCGGTCGCGGAGATCGGTACCGGTACCGGCGTCTCCGGCATCCACCTGCTGCACGGGATGCGCCCGGACGGCGTCCTGACGACCGTCGACCCCGAGCCGGAGCACCAGCAGTTCGCCCGGCAGGCCTTCCGCTTCTGCGGCTTCGCCAGCAACCGGGCCCGGTTCATCCCCGGCCGCGCGCTCGACGTCCTGCCCCGCCTGGCGGACTCCGGCTACGACCTCGTGTTCTGCGACGGTGACCGGCTGGAACTCCTCGAATACCTCGCTGAATCGTTGCGTCTGCTGCGCCCCGGTGGCCTGGTCGTCTTCGAGGGCGTCTTCGCCAACGGCCGCACGGTCGATTCCGGGCCCCAGCCCACGGAGGTCATACGGATCCGGGAGCTGCTGCGGGCGGTGCGCGAGAGTCAGGAGCTGGTGACGTCGCTGCTGCCGGTGGGCGACGGCCTGCTGTGCGCGGTCAAGCGCTGAGCCGCCCACCGCACGACCCGCACCTCCCGCACGACCTCCGCAGCGGGCACGGCCCGCGGACATGACGTGGGCGGCCGTTGGGCCTTTCGGGCCACGCGGTCGCCGCAAACC is from Streptomyces asoensis and encodes:
- a CDS encoding O-methyltransferase — protein: MCGFPAATDTVTPRQPRGQERVITGNRQASWAFADAYAAEDEALLWARDRAREAGLRSVSPSTGAALRMLAATVDAKAVAEIGTGTGVSGIHLLHGMRPDGVLTTVDPEPEHQQFARQAFRFCGFASNRARFIPGRALDVLPRLADSGYDLVFCDGDRLELLEYLAESLRLLRPGGLVVFEGVFANGRTVDSGPQPTEVIRIRELLRAVRESQELVTSLLPVGDGLLCAVKR
- a CDS encoding anti-sigma factor family protein, with translation MSGSRHSAAERLLAEQHLGDRLSALVDGELGHDTRERVLAHVATCTRCKSEVDAQRRLKNVFAEVAPPAPSESFLARLQGLPGGGDPDGGGTPLGGGGFADGVFTVRGPRRDEPFEFGYVPARDHGSVLSPAAERGFRIHPVGRGDRHDAERSRGMRFAFVAAGAVSLAAIALGGMTTVAPVDTTADGRTGSGSNVTPARTPGSGSATSPESQRRRTAGPLLSQGGQLGDSPVAPTEVSAPLLPGVPSPAGGPVEEALHRLTSPMVVGAAVMSPLIRPLGTTSPITLTTTGPGAGVPGLLAAPVPAGSASPSSHHTR
- the sigE gene encoding RNA polymerase sigma factor SigE, with translation MVGAPLDITTRADRGGAAAPVDRGGVLRRFLGSAVRPKSVNDTAADHSQAAGTPAGPAQTATFSTDADGQAWTPPTWEEIVSMHSGRVYRLAYRLTGNQHDAEDLTQEVFVRVFRSLSTYTPGTFEGWLHRITTNLFLDMVRRKQRIRFDALGDDAAERLPSKEPTPQQIFNDAHFDADVQQALDTLAPEFRAAVVLCDIEGLSYEEIAATLGVKLGTVRSRIHRGRSQLRKALAHRSPEARAERRSFVPRVAALGGGRGASA
- a CDS encoding sec-independent translocase, which translates into the protein MFNDIGPLELVTIVVLAVLVFGPDKLPKVIQDVMRTVRKIREFSESAKADIRSELGPEFKDFEFEDLNPKTFIRKQLDNDELGLKEIRNGFDLKKEMAEVTDAVHSRDTDTSASGSSGSSASSGGGRIDMTKKPEEPAKDDRPPFDADAT